The following proteins are co-located in the Neomonachus schauinslandi chromosome 8, ASM220157v2, whole genome shotgun sequence genome:
- the LOC110586823 gene encoding CCAAT/enhancer-binding protein gamma-like yields MSKRAQQNSTPGRRIIHIQAHASNLQHPQLVPAGPGGEDKAVPPSKQSKKSSPLDRNSDEHPQHRERKNTAVKSKQKAQDALQRVNQLKEENEWLEAKIKLLTKELSVLKDLFLEHTHNVADKMQPSSTENTTSDDAG; encoded by the coding sequence atgagcaagagagcacagcagaACAGTACTCCGGGAAGACGTATTATTCATATTCAGGCTCATGCCAGCAACTTACAGCATCCTCAGCTGGTGCCTGCTGGCCCTGGGGGTGAGGACAAAGCTGTGCCTCCAAGCAAGCAAAGCAAAAAGAGTTCGCCCCTGGATCGCAACAGTGATGAGCATCCTCAACACAGGGAGAGGAAAAACACGGCTGTGAAAAGCAAGCAAAAAGCACAGGATGCACTGCAGAGAGTAAATCAGCTCAAAGAAGAGAATGAATGGCTGGAAGCAAAAATTAAATTGCTGACCAAGGAATTAAGTGTACTGAAAGATTTGTTTCTTGAGCACACACACAACGTTGCAGATAAGATGCAACCCAGTAGCACTGAAAATACAACTTCTGATGATGCAGGATAG